A window from Cryptomeria japonica chromosome 1, Sugi_1.0, whole genome shotgun sequence encodes these proteins:
- the LOC131050249 gene encoding kinesin-like protein KIN-5D, translated as MDNMYYTPQHTRKSFVSPSPSQTPRSERGRAHRSETRESRVVEDLSNRFDKEKGVNVQVLLRCRPFNEDELRANAPQVISCNEQRREVTVYQSVASKLTDRTFTFDKVFGPKAQQRTLYDQAIAPIVNEVLDGYNCTIFAYGQTGTGKTYTMEGAGRKTKSGDLPSDAGVIPRAVRQIIETLESQSAEYSMKVTFLELYNEEITDLLATEDSPKHFDDKSKKSITLLEDGKGGVLVRGLEEEIVYSANEIYNLIERGSSKRRTAETLLNKQSSRSHSIFSITIHIKEATAEGEELIRCGKLNLVDLAGSENISRSGAREGRAREAGEINKSLLTLGRVITALVEHLGHVPYRDSKLTRLLRDSLGGKTKTCIIATVSPSVHCLEETLSTLDYAYRAKNIKNKPEVNQKMMKSAFIKDLYMDIERLKQDVRAAREKNGVYLPRDRFIQEEAEKKAMTEKIDRMECELDSKDKQINELQDLHSIQQRISADLKNKLEATHKRLEDTEEALKDLHEKYRQANCALKEKEFYISNLLQSEKSLVEQASDIRSELEIAAQDVDGLFAKIDRKNKIETGNQNLVQTFKSQLLQHLELLHNSVVDSVSEQRQQLKNTGEQLLSFVSTKNQATEGVKNRVESLQTIYCSGVKCLHNLVNELDEKTLATSGRVNLAVSSQASDLNSLLENAVSEANAILFELQSALEKQEKEIASYAHQQQERFKRTMESTRVVSKVTIDFFENLHKNAHTLHQFVEETQTIHDKNLLDLEKSYEELVAEEEKQTLEKISEILASSTARKSKLMCTAVHNMRETTSNKAHELQEGMMNMQNITSTAQNEWDLYIKQAEDNYLEDVSSVEAGHRCIEEILQDCTTKTTTVGIQWKNTQVSLQQRGKSNVEAVDNILKKDMEANRVVLAELEHNASSAHVEIENGMGSLLSDINDLLKLDHNVCQDIQPTIASSTCNLVQMQNNHNTRVDDITKDTDTYLVTEYLEDQPTCTTPKRRSICIPSVDCIEKLQTPCFEELMQAFGDTKSERRLKYGNGEVKQFYASSPDVTTAREARAPLSTRN; from the exons ATGGACAACATGTATTATACTCCACAACATACTAGGAAATCCTTTGTATCTCCATCCCCTTCACAGACCCCAAGATCAGAGAGAGGAAGGGCTCACAGGAGTGAAACCAGAGAATCCAGAGTTGTAGAGGACCTTTCCAATAGATTTGACAAGGAGAAAGGAGTCAACGTGCAAGTGCTCTTAAGATGCAG ACCATTTAATGAAGATGAGTTGAGGGCTAATGCCCCACAGGTTATATCCTGCAATGAGCAGAGACGAGAAGTTACTGTTTATCAAAGTGTAGCCAGCAAACTAACTGACCGGACCTTTACTTTTGACAAG GTTTTTGGTCCTAAGGCACAACAGAGAACCCTATATGATCAGGCTATAGCTCCCATTGTTAATGAAGTCCTTGATGGGTATAACTGCACCATTTTTGCCTATGGCCAGACAGGCACGGGAAAAACATATACCATGGAAGGAGCAGGAAGGAAAACAAAG AGTGGAGATCTCCCCAGTGACGCCGGAGTCATACCCAGAGCCGTCCGCCAAATAATTGAAACATTGGAATCTCAGAGTGCTGAATACAGTATGAAAGTCACATTCCTGGAGCTATACAATGAAGAAATTACGGATTTATTGGCAACCGAGGACTCTCCTAAGCACTTTGATGACAAATCAAAAAAGTCAATCACTCTCTTGGAAGATGGTAAAGGTGGAGTGCTGGTGAGAGGCCTGGAAGAAGAGATTGTATATAGTGCAAATGAGATATATAATCTGATAGAAAGAGGATCTTCCAAGAGGCGCACTGCAGAAACTTTGTTAAATAAGCAGAGCAG TCGCTCACACTCCATATTCTCTATTACTATTCACATCAAAGAAGCAACAGCAGAGGGGGAGGAGCTTATTAGATGTGGAAAGCTTAATCTTGTAGATCTGGCTGGATCAGAAAATATATCACGTTCTGGTGCCAGAGAG GGTAGAGCAAGGGAAGCAGGGGAGATCAATAAGAGCCTGCTTACACTTGGCCGTGTGATCACTGCACTTGTAGAGCATTTAGGTCATGTGCCTTACAG AGATAGCAAACTAACAAGGTTATTGAGAGACTCTCTTGGTGGAAAAACAAAGACTTGCATAATTGCTACGGTATCCCCATCGGTCCATTGCCTCGAAGAAACTCTTAGCACACTAGATTATGCTTATCGTGCTAAAAACATAAAGAACAAACCAGAG GTTAATCAGAAAATGATGAAGTCTGCCTTCATTAAAGATCTTTATATGGATATTGAACGGCTGAAACAAG ATGTGCGTGCTGCAAGGGAGAAGAATGGTGTTTATCTTCCAAGAGATCGCTTTATACAGGAAGAAGCTGAAAAAAAG GCTATGACGGAAAAGATTGATCGTATGGAATGTGAACTTGATTCCAAGGACAAG CAAATCAATGAGCTACAGGATCTCCATAGCATTCAGCAAAGAATAAGTGCAGATTTGAAAAATAAGCTTGAGGCTACACAT AAAAGACTTGAAGATACTGAGGAAGCCTTGAAAGATCTCCATGAAAAATATAGACAAGCTAACTGTGCACTTAAAGAAAAGGAGTTTTATATCTCAAATTTGTTACAGTCAG AAAAATCCCTTGTTGAGCAGGCATCAGATATTCGATCAGAGCTAGAAATTGCTGCACAGGATGTAGATGGGTTATTTGCCAAAATTG ATCGCAAGAATAAAATAGAAACTGGAAACCAGAATCTAGTTCAAACATTTAAGTCCCAGCTATTGCAGCATCTGGAACTCTTGCATAACTCTGTTGTAGATTCAGTTTCCGAACAGAGACAACAGCTTAAAAATACAGGAGAACAACTGCTATCCTTTGTTTCCACTAAAAATCAG GCTACAGAAGGAGTGAAAAATAGGGTGGAAAGCTTGCAGACTATATACTGCTCTGGAGTAAAATGCCTGCACAACTTAGTGAATGAACTTGATGAAAAAACGTTGGCAACTTCTGGGAGGGTTAACTTGGCTGTTAGTTCACAGGCTTCAGACCTTAATAGT CTTCTAGAAAATGCTGTTTCTGAGGCAAATGCAATTCTCTTTGAACTTCAAAGTGCTCTTGAGAAACAGGAGAAGGAAATAGCTTCCTATGCCCATCaacaacaagag AGATTTAAGAGAACTATGGAGTCTACAAGAGTAGTTTCAAAAGTCAccattgatttctttgagaatcttcaCAAGAATGCACATACGTTAcatcaatttgttgaagaaactCAAACAATCCATGACAAGAATTTATTGGATCTTGAGAAATCCTATGAG GAGCTTGTAGCAGAGGAGGAGAAACAAACTTTGGAGAAAATATCTGAAATATTGGCAAGTTCAACGGCTAGAAAAAGCAAACTA ATGTGCACTGCTGTTCATAACATGCGAGAAACTACTTCAAATAAAGCACATGAATTGCAAGAAGGAATGATGAATATGCAAAATATCACTTCGACTGCCCAAAATGAGTGGGATTTGTACATCAAACAAGCCGAGGATAATTATCTTGAAGATGTGTCCTCTGTGGAAGCAGGGCACCGTTGTATAGAAGAAATCCTTCAAGATTG CACTACGAAAACCACCACTGTTGGGATACAATGGAAGAACACACAGGTTTCTCTGCAGCAGAGGGGGAAGAGCAACGTTGAAGCAGTGGATAATATTTTGAA GAAAGACATGGAAGCTAATCGAGTTGTTCTTGCTGAATTGGAACACAATGCATCTTCGGCTCATGTAGAAATCGAAAATGGAATGGGAAGTTTGTTGTCCGACATTAATG ATTTATTGAAACTAGATCACAATGTATGCCAAGATATTCAACCTACTATTGCTTCCAGTACGTGCAATCTTGTTCAAATGCAAAATAACCACAATACTAGGGTGGATGATATAACCAAAGACACGGACACATATCTTGTAACAGAATATCTG GAAGATCAGCCAACTTGTACAACACCAAAGAGGCGATCTATCTGCATACCAAGTGTTGACTGCATTGAAAAATTACAAACCCCTTGCTTTGAGGAGCTAATGCAAGCATTTGGGGATACAAAATCTGAAAGACGATTAAAATATGGAAATGGAGAGGTAAAACAGTTCTATGCATCATCGCCTGATGTGACAACTGCGCGTGAAGCCAGAGCTCCCCTTTCAACCCGTAATTGA